A segment of the Methanothermococcus thermolithotrophicus DSM 2095 genome:
ATAAGAGAACTTGGCGAAAATATGGCCATTCAACAATTAAATGACGATACTCGATAAAATTGAAGAGCTCTAAAGAATAGAAAACAAAAAGATGATTAATATGGTGGCAGAAATACTAAAGAAATATTTTAAAGACTTGGATGTTGAGTTGAATCTCGATAAGGAGCATACTCGCAAAAAAATCGAGATAAACGATGAAGAATGTGTTTCATGTAACAGGTGTGTTGAAGTCTGCCCTGTTGATGCCATAAGCCCAAATCAACCATTTGCCCCAAATATAAGTGAAAAATGCGTTTACTGTGGAGCCTGTGTAGAAATCTGCCCTGTTGATGCAATAAAGATAACTAAAGCAAAGATCAAGGTATCGGGGGGCGAACTAAAGGTAGAGAAAAATCATGAAAAAAACAAAAAATTAATCTACACCAGAAATAAGTGTGTTTTATGTTTAGTCTGCTTAAAAAACTGTCCATTTGATGCGATATTTGAATCAAACAAAGGATTAGAATTTGATCCTAAAAAATGTGTTCTTTGCGGCCATTGTGGTGATGTATGTCCAGCAGATGCAATAGAATTTGAATAGCCCCAATTGTTAAGTAGGTGGTTTTTGATGACTTTTGAACAAAGTGAGGATAATCACAAAAACGAAAGTTTTTGTTCAACCGGAGTGAGCGAAGAGTCACAAACACGAAGTGCTTGCTCAATAAAAATAAAAAAACCTCTTAAAAAAGTGATATCAGATATTTCAAATAATTTGAATATCGAAGAAGAAAAAATCAGATCGTTACTAAAAGACACGGGTATTTTAAATGAAAAAAACCTGTATATCGATCCTAAAAGATGTGTTAGATGCAGTTTGTGTTATGAAGAATGTCCGGTTGATGCAATTTCAAAACCAAGTGTTAAGAATCCTGCAGAAATAATCCCTGAAAAATGTGTAAAATGTGAAATATGTGCTAAAACCTGTCCAGTCGGGGCTATTGATGTTTTAGAAGGAGAAGCACATTTAGAAGGAGACGATATAGTTTACATACTTAAAGAGATTCAGGTCCCCCATAGAAAGGTAAGATTAAAGAAATATGAATTAGACAAAGAAAAATGTATAAAATGTGGTATATGTGAAAGGTTCTGCCCTACAAAAGCTATAAATGTTGAAAAGAGGAAAAATATCGAGGTAAACCTAAATCTATGTATGGGATGTACTGCATGTGAAAAAGTCTGTCCAAAAGATGCCATTAAAGTATATAACGAACTAGGGGACATAGTATTTAATAAAGATATTACTCTGGATAACACTACCTGTGTAACTTGCTTGGCATGTGTTGACCAGTGTCCTGTTGGTGCAATATCTGAAACTGAAGAGGGGGTTAAGATCAACAAAAACGAATGTATATTCTGCGGTAGATGTGAAAAAATATGTCCAGTTAGTGCTATAGAAATTAAACCGAAGTATGAATAGAATTAATCTAACAAGAGTGGGTGGTATCTATGAAAGTAAAGGAACTCATGGACAATAAATTTTTAAAAATTTATCCTGATTATACTATTGAAAAAACTGCACAGTTAATGTACAAAAAGAAAAGGTACAGCTCACCTGTTGTAGATGATCAAGATAATTTAATAGGGTGGGTAAATTCCATAGATTTAATAGTGGTTAAAAATCGAGATGATAAAATAGAAAGCGTTATGCACCCGGTTGATAAAATTATCATTTTAAATGAGAACGATCCAGCAAAAGATGCCGTTACAAAAATAGTAAAATACAAAGTCGTAAGTATTCCTGTTGTAAACAATGAAGGTAAAATAGTGGGGATTGTAAGGAACTGCGATATAACAAAAACCCTTGCAAAATTGTATGATATTCCAGTTTATAGATTGTTTAAAACATTACAAGAACAGTTGAGAGGAATATCCTGGGAGGAACTTATGGAAGCCTCTGCAATTGTAACCAAACAAACTACTGGAGAAGAAATAACCGGAGAAGAATATGAAAAAAGAATAAAAAACTCAACATTTGGTCAGGCCATTTGGGCATGCGGCGGTTTAGAAAAATTCTTTGCAGGATTAATTAGAATCGGAGAAGTTGCAATTGCAAGAAAAGTGGCAACAAAGGCAGGGAAAAAAACAAAATAACATTATATGTGCATATTCTCCACAATATCTAATACCTTATTATTCTATCTGGAACTAGGGTCATGCATTTCATCTTAATATAGGTGCATATAATGATCGAAAGACTAAAATCACTAGAACACAATAGAAACTTTGAATTTTGGACTTTCTTGGAAAAAGCCTATGAAAAAAACCTAAAACTTGATTTAGGACATTTCAAATTATTAAGTGTTTTATTAAATGTCAGTGAAATTTACAAGGAGCTCAGTGATGAACTAGGAAAAAAAGATGCTAGAAAGATGCTAGAAAAAGAAGGAATGTTTACCAAAAACTCTGAATATGTTTCAGGAGAATATCTAAAGAAGTACATTGAAAGAGATAGTAGGGTGGCAGTGCATAATAGGATAAATGACCTTAGAAAGTTAGATTTTATTATTGAAACCAAACCAGGACCATTAGGTGGTTATAAACTACTCAAAACTCCAGAATGGTTTGAAAACTTAGAAGCGTCGATGTGAAATTGAAAATATGTTATTGACCCTTTTCCAAAGCCATTACTTAAAAATCTTCTTTATATATGGCTCAAAAGGAACTATTTCATCCCTTTTTCTTGGACTTATTGTAGCTACTTTGAGAATTCCTTTTTCAGGGATTAAATCAATAGTCAAGGTTCCAGGAGTTAAGGTAATACTACAAGCTAGCAAGACCTGCCCTACAAGGTTTTCTATGTTTGTTTCTATCTCAACAATTTTTGGATCTATTTCTCCAGTTATACTCCTTTTTACAACGTCAAGCCAAGCTTCTCCCAAGGCCTTTAATAATACAAAAATATAACCAACAACTCCAAATAGACTCATACTCTCTACCTATTATACATAATTTTTAATTATTAATAATGATAAATAAATATATATAACTATCGTAAGTATATCATTATAGATCAAATAAACATGTTGATGGTGAAACAATGAATAAAGAGGAAATTCAGAAGGAGTTAATGACATTGGAAATGTACGGCGAACAGATTAAAAAACTTCAGGAAGAAATGGGAAAGATTGAAGTAATGAAGCTGGAACTATTAAAATCCATAGAATCAATGGAGGGATTAAAAACTTCAAAAGAACTTTTAATCCCATTGGGTGCTGGAGCATTTTTAAAGGCTGAAGCACCAGATAATGGAAAAGTTATTGTTGGTATTGGGGCAGATAATTTTATTGAAAAGAATGTTGACGAAGTTATTGAAGAATTTAGAAAGAGCGTTGAAGATTTAGAAAATGCTGAAAACATGATCAAACAGCAGGTAGCAAAAACGTCAGCTGAAATGAATAGAATGCAGAAAGAATTGGAAAAAAAACTAAAAGCTATTGAAAAACAGGAACAAATGCAACAAATACCTACTGCACAATAAAAATATTTTAAATTTTATTATAATTTTTATTATCTTATTTTGTTAAAATTATTTCTTCAAAAATTTCATCATTGCCGAGCTGAGCATGATGCCAAAGTAGTACAAAAGTCAAAAATTCGCAAATTAATAATACTTAAAATAATAAAAATTTAATCACATATTTAAATTTATAAATATTACTGTCTAAAATAAAAATGGTGGGCCCAGCCGGATTCGAACCGGCGACCCTCGCCTTGTAAGGGCGATGTCATAGCCAACTAGACCATGGGCCCATTTAACTCGCGTCTTCCTTCTAATTCGTCCTGTTTCTTGGGGACAACATAACAAATGCATTTATAGTATATAAACTTAACTGATTAGTGTATAAAAAATACACAATCATATTTTAATCAAGGCATATGTCATATAATCCAATAAAACGAATAGTTACATATGGGGAAAAATATCCATAGTGATACTCATGAACGAGAAAAAGATGTTAAAAAACTTCTTAAAAGACAGGGACGAGGTATTAAGGAACTCAAAAAGCGGGAATAAAAACAAAAACAGTTTTAAAGAATTTCAGAAAATAGTTGAAAAACTCAAGGAACAGAAGGAATCAGATAATGTAGTTGTAGATTTCACAGAATACAACCCACTTCATAAGGGCCATAAATATTGTTTAGACATAGGTAAAAAACATGGAGGGGTTTTCATCAGTGTAATTCCGGGACCACTTGAAAGAAGTGGAAGAGGAATCCCATACCTCATTAACAGACACATAAGGGCAGAGATGGCCATAAAAGCGGGAGCTGATATCGTAGTGGAAGGTCCCCCCATGGGAATAATGGGTTCAGGTCAGTATATGCAGTGTCTGATAAAAATGTTCTACAGTGTAGGTGGCGACATAATACCAAGGGGATATATTGAAGAAGAAACTATGAAAAAAGTTATAGATTGCATAAACAAAGGTTACCACATAAAGGTAAAACCGTATAGGATTTCTTGCATTGAAACTCAAGAAGTTCTTGGAGAAAAGTTAGAAATAGACAACTACGTCATTGCTTCAATGTCATATACAATCCACAAATTAAGGGAACAGTTGAAAAACTGGAATCCAAAGTTTATTTTTATTAAAAGGATTGAAGGAATT
Coding sequences within it:
- a CDS encoding 4Fe-4S binding protein produces the protein MINMVAEILKKYFKDLDVELNLDKEHTRKKIEINDEECVSCNRCVEVCPVDAISPNQPFAPNISEKCVYCGACVEICPVDAIKITKAKIKVSGGELKVEKNHEKNKKLIYTRNKCVLCLVCLKNCPFDAIFESNKGLEFDPKKCVLCGHCGDVCPADAIEFE
- a CDS encoding 4Fe-4S binding protein, yielding MTFEQSEDNHKNESFCSTGVSEESQTRSACSIKIKKPLKKVISDISNNLNIEEEKIRSLLKDTGILNEKNLYIDPKRCVRCSLCYEECPVDAISKPSVKNPAEIIPEKCVKCEICAKTCPVGAIDVLEGEAHLEGDDIVYILKEIQVPHRKVRLKKYELDKEKCIKCGICERFCPTKAINVEKRKNIEVNLNLCMGCTACEKVCPKDAIKVYNELGDIVFNKDITLDNTTCVTCLACVDQCPVGAISETEEGVKINKNECIFCGRCEKICPVSAIEIKPKYE
- a CDS encoding HPP family protein, producing the protein MKVKELMDNKFLKIYPDYTIEKTAQLMYKKKRYSSPVVDDQDNLIGWVNSIDLIVVKNRDDKIESVMHPVDKIIILNENDPAKDAVTKIVKYKVVSIPVVNNEGKIVGIVRNCDITKTLAKLYDIPVYRLFKTLQEQLRGISWEELMEASAIVTKQTTGEEITGEEYEKRIKNSTFGQAIWACGGLEKFFAGLIRIGEVAIARKVATKAGKKTK
- a CDS encoding HTH domain-containing protein, with the protein product MIERLKSLEHNRNFEFWTFLEKAYEKNLKLDLGHFKLLSVLLNVSEIYKELSDELGKKDARKMLEKEGMFTKNSEYVSGEYLKKYIERDSRVAVHNRINDLRKLDFIIETKPGPLGGYKLLKTPEWFENLEASM
- a CDS encoding monovalent cation/H+ antiporter subunit E: MSLFGVVGYIFVLLKALGEAWLDVVKRSITGEIDPKIVEIETNIENLVGQVLLACSITLTPGTLTIDLIPEKGILKVATISPRKRDEIVPFEPYIKKIFK
- the pfdA gene encoding prefoldin subunit alpha, with protein sequence MNKEEIQKELMTLEMYGEQIKKLQEEMGKIEVMKLELLKSIESMEGLKTSKELLIPLGAGAFLKAEAPDNGKVIVGIGADNFIEKNVDEVIEEFRKSVEDLENAENMIKQQVAKTSAEMNRMQKELEKKLKAIEKQEQMQQIPTAQ
- a CDS encoding nucleotidyltransferase family protein, whose amino-acid sequence is MNEKKMLKNFLKDRDEVLRNSKSGNKNKNSFKEFQKIVEKLKEQKESDNVVVDFTEYNPLHKGHKYCLDIGKKHGGVFISVIPGPLERSGRGIPYLINRHIRAEMAIKAGADIVVEGPPMGIMGSGQYMQCLIKMFYSVGGDIIPRGYIEEETMKKVIDCINKGYHIKVKPYRISCIETQEVLGEKLEIDNYVIASMSYTIHKLREQLKNWNPKFIFIKRIEGISGTKIRESILNGDFDSIKHMLPESTLKILKKYYEEGISNIILNRFEDRIIETANEFELKEYLPENLAEKIEKNRPYNSLEELKDSIPYGFSKNYKERIISKLEARIEKEVISEYIKNYPSEIKVLMKKDD